A single window of Desulfovibrio sp. G11 DNA harbors:
- a CDS encoding twin-arginine translocase TatA/TatE family subunit, translated as MGALSIQHLLVVLVVVMVLFGAKKLPEIGGGLGRAIRNFKKATTEPDEIDITARNNGNDNGKPM; from the coding sequence ATGGGAGCGTTAAGTATTCAGCATTTGCTGGTTGTGTTGGTTGTGGTCATGGTGCTGTTTGGCGCAAAAAAACTGCCTGAAATCGGCGGCGGGCTTGGCAGGGCTATCAGAAACTTTAAGAAAGCCACCACCGAACCTGATGAAATTGACATAACCGCCCGAAATAACGGGAATGACAACGGTAAACCCATGTAG